Proteins encoded in a region of the Variovorax sp. PAMC 28711 genome:
- a CDS encoding GTPase/DUF3482 domain-containing protein, with translation MSADLPVRIAVVGHTNAGKTSLLRTLTRRVDFGEVSDRPGTTRHTEAVDLQVNGRAAVRFVDTPGLEDAVTLRQHFDAFDPALTPPDRIRQFLQSPEAHGVFEQEAKVLRALLEADAAFLVIDAREPVLPKFRAEIELLNSCARPVLPVLNFVRDGASREPAWRELLSAYGLHVVVRFDAAAPFVGAERELYRDLATLLRDRREHFSRVMDFLEGEVDRRRQAAATRIADLLVDAAALRRPASAEQFADAARRQTLTAALQKAVFDKAQRCTDDLLALYGFREGDADEAPLRAIEGRWTMDFFQPEAMKEAGVLLGKGVAVGAAVGVVADLALAGLSLGAGAALGGAIGGAVSQGWGPFGRKLVNKLRDVQELTVEDGVLFVLVAWQVRLVQALAQRGHAATGRIATVTDEGAPPSGDTSTRAIARAIRGAQAARSHPDWETGTRLRWHAPAGREAFVANLAPPLQEAISLHQTPTTPPAGALR, from the coding sequence ATGAGCGCCGACCTGCCGGTTCGCATCGCCGTGGTCGGCCATACCAATGCGGGCAAGACCTCGTTGCTGCGCACGCTCACGCGCCGCGTCGACTTCGGCGAGGTGTCCGACCGACCCGGCACCACGCGCCATACGGAAGCGGTCGACCTGCAGGTCAATGGCCGTGCCGCCGTGCGCTTCGTCGACACACCCGGGCTCGAAGACGCGGTCACGTTGCGCCAGCACTTCGACGCCTTCGACCCGGCGCTGACCCCGCCCGACCGCATCCGCCAGTTCCTGCAAAGCCCCGAAGCGCACGGCGTGTTCGAGCAGGAGGCCAAGGTGCTGCGCGCCCTGCTCGAAGCAGATGCGGCTTTTCTCGTCATCGACGCGCGCGAACCGGTGCTGCCCAAGTTCCGGGCAGAAATCGAACTGTTGAATTCCTGCGCACGGCCCGTGTTGCCGGTGCTCAATTTCGTGCGCGACGGCGCGAGCCGCGAACCGGCCTGGCGCGAATTGTTATCGGCCTATGGCCTGCACGTGGTGGTGCGCTTCGACGCCGCCGCACCTTTCGTCGGCGCCGAGCGCGAGCTCTATCGCGACCTGGCCACCCTGCTGCGCGACCGGCGCGAACACTTCAGCCGGGTGATGGACTTTCTCGAAGGAGAAGTCGATCGGCGACGTCAGGCAGCGGCGACGCGCATCGCCGATCTGCTGGTCGACGCAGCGGCGCTCCGCCGGCCCGCGTCGGCGGAACAATTCGCGGACGCCGCACGACGCCAGACTCTGACGGCCGCACTTCAAAAGGCAGTGTTCGACAAAGCACAGCGATGCACCGACGACCTGCTCGCGCTCTACGGTTTTCGCGAGGGCGATGCCGACGAGGCGCCGCTGCGCGCCATCGAAGGCCGGTGGACGATGGATTTCTTCCAGCCCGAGGCGATGAAAGAGGCCGGCGTGCTGCTCGGCAAGGGTGTCGCGGTCGGTGCGGCGGTGGGCGTCGTCGCCGACCTCGCACTGGCCGGCTTGTCGCTCGGTGCCGGTGCGGCACTCGGTGGCGCGATCGGCGGTGCCGTGTCCCAGGGCTGGGGCCCGTTCGGCCGCAAGCTGGTCAACAAGCTGCGCGACGTGCAGGAGCTCACGGTGGAAGACGGCGTGCTGTTCGTTCTGGTGGCCTGGCAGGTTCGGCTGGTGCAGGCGCTGGCCCAACGCGGGCATGCCGCCACCGGACGCATCGCGACGGTGACGGACGAGGGCGCGCCCCCCTCGGGCGACACGTCGACGCGCGCCATCGCGCGTGCCATTCGCGGCGCGCAGGCCGCGCGAAGCCATCCCGATTGGGAGACGGGCACGCGCTTGCGCTGGCATGCGCCGGCCGGGCGCGAGGCCTTCGTCGCGAATCTCGCACCGCCGCTGCAAGAAGCGATCTCGCTGCATCAGACACCGACTACACCACCCGCAGGCGCTTTGCGCTAA
- a CDS encoding DUF2868 domain-containing protein has protein sequence MNAALRELTFPDAVVTESIRWVEQQGPLDDAEAMRTAVAQSNEPERCVARRAAMLGERLGLQAELARMRHWAPWMLLAIVVLIVIAGLGAAGNVIGGGERRINVIVALVGLLGVHLLTLLVWLLGLVVSPASFATSLGGLWLALTARVAGGRRGQAPLLVRAATGLLTRARLLPWTLGFVSHTIWAISFAVVLAALLFALAFRNYTLTWETTILDPAFFVNGVRLLGVVPSWLGFPVPDAQTVLLPAAGASGQRVWALWLTGCVLAYGLVPRMLLAALCLAVWQTRKQRLRPDFSDPYYRKLITRFDALRPPTVLDADPGRVRHAATTGLAADRTRDALWVVGFELPDDIAWPPTGLHATVAELAKVDGSAAQRTGLLDRLTVARPARVLLACHGLSSPDRGTERFLREVQAQCGECRLCLLGAAQTPARWRDWLTDAGLGALQVDVQPEALLNGWQP, from the coding sequence TTGAACGCCGCATTGCGAGAGCTGACTTTTCCGGATGCGGTGGTCACCGAATCGATCCGGTGGGTCGAGCAACAAGGCCCGCTCGACGATGCCGAAGCCATGCGTACCGCGGTCGCACAATCGAACGAACCCGAGCGCTGCGTCGCGCGACGCGCCGCGATGCTCGGCGAACGGCTCGGACTGCAGGCCGAATTGGCGCGCATGCGGCACTGGGCGCCCTGGATGTTGCTGGCCATCGTCGTGCTGATCGTCATCGCGGGTCTGGGCGCTGCGGGCAATGTGATCGGCGGTGGCGAGCGGCGGATCAACGTCATCGTGGCGCTGGTCGGCCTGCTGGGCGTGCATCTCCTCACCCTGCTGGTCTGGCTGCTCGGCCTGGTGGTGTCCCCGGCTTCGTTCGCGACGTCGCTCGGCGGACTCTGGCTTGCGCTGACCGCACGCGTTGCCGGCGGTCGGCGCGGCCAGGCGCCCTTGCTGGTGCGCGCGGCCACGGGGTTACTGACACGCGCACGTCTGCTGCCCTGGACGCTCGGCTTCGTGAGCCACACGATCTGGGCCATCTCCTTCGCCGTGGTGCTGGCCGCCCTGCTCTTCGCGCTGGCCTTCCGCAACTACACGCTGACCTGGGAGACGACGATCCTCGATCCGGCGTTCTTCGTGAACGGCGTGCGACTGCTCGGCGTGGTGCCGTCGTGGCTCGGCTTTCCGGTGCCCGACGCGCAAACCGTGCTGTTGCCCGCCGCGGGCGCCAGCGGCCAGCGAGTCTGGGCGCTGTGGTTGACCGGTTGCGTGCTGGCCTACGGCCTGGTGCCGCGCATGCTGCTGGCCGCGCTCTGCCTGGCGGTGTGGCAGACGCGCAAGCAACGGTTGCGCCCCGATTTTTCCGACCCCTACTACCGCAAGCTCATCACGCGCTTCGATGCATTGCGGCCGCCGACGGTGCTCGACGCCGACCCGGGTCGCGTGCGGCACGCCGCGACGACCGGCCTGGCCGCTGACCGGACGCGCGATGCGTTGTGGGTCGTGGGTTTCGAACTGCCGGACGACATCGCCTGGCCGCCAACCGGCTTGCACGCGACGGTCGCCGAACTGGCGAAGGTCGATGGGAGCGCAGCGCAGCGCACCGGGCTGCTCGATCGCCTGACCGTGGCGCGGCCCGCCCGCGTGCTGCTGGCTTGCCATGGACTCTCGAGCCCCGACCGCGGCACCGAACGCTTCCTGCGTGAAGTGCAGGCGCAGTGCGGCGAATGCCGGCTTTGCCTGCTGGGCGCCGCCCAAACGCCCGCGCGCTGGCGCGACTGGCTGACCGATGCCGGTCTCGGTGCGCTCCAGGTCGATGTGCAACCGGAGGCCTTGTTGAACGGCTGGCAGCCATGA
- a CDS encoding ABC transporter ATP-binding protein has translation MFRFFEKLLTPYPPAEPTLPPDGFFAFVWACTTGVRGKIATMALLTAAMSAFEALLFAMLGRIVDWLGGQVPARLWEDRGTTLLWLGLALVASIGVVALQTIVKHQTLAINLPMRLRWNFHRLMLGQSMAFYQDEFAGRITAKVMQTALAVRDTVFVLADVLVAMGVYVATMIVLAAVLDKQLMLPFVVWLLLYVAQIAWFVPRLGKIGKAQADARANMTGRITDAYTNIATVKLFSHTQREAGFARDAMRDFMHTGYGQMRLVSLFEITNHTLSMGLTAGMAGMALWLWSQGAIGIGIGAVAASTAMALRLQGMSHWIMWEMTSLFENIGTVQDGMKTLSRPRTVLDAPDATPLAVPRGEVRFEHASFKYGDAGRRVIDDLTLTVAPGEKIGLVGRSGAGKSTLVNLLLRFHDLDGGRILIDGQDIAQVTQDSLRKHIGMVTQDTSLLHRSVADNIAYGRPDAGEAAVRNAADRAEAHDFIQTLGDAKDRRAYDAHVGERGVKLSGGQRQRIAIARVVLKDAPILLLDEATSALDSEVEAAIQQSLYTLMEGKTVIAIAHRLSTIAAMDRLIVLDEGRVVEDGDHQTLLAKGGLYARLWAHQSGGFLGDGIDS, from the coding sequence TTGTTCCGTTTTTTCGAGAAGCTTCTCACCCCTTATCCCCCCGCCGAACCCACCCTGCCGCCCGACGGTTTCTTCGCCTTCGTGTGGGCCTGCACGACTGGCGTGCGCGGCAAGATCGCCACGATGGCGCTGCTCACTGCGGCGATGTCGGCCTTTGAGGCACTGCTCTTCGCCATGCTCGGGCGCATCGTCGACTGGCTCGGCGGCCAGGTGCCGGCGCGCCTCTGGGAAGACCGCGGCACCACGCTCCTGTGGCTCGGCCTCGCGCTGGTCGCGAGCATCGGCGTCGTCGCGCTGCAGACGATCGTCAAGCACCAGACGCTCGCCATCAACCTGCCGATGCGCCTGCGCTGGAACTTTCACCGCCTGATGCTCGGCCAGAGCATGGCCTTCTACCAGGACGAGTTCGCCGGCCGCATCACGGCCAAGGTGATGCAGACCGCGCTCGCGGTACGCGACACCGTTTTCGTGCTGGCCGATGTGCTGGTCGCGATGGGCGTCTATGTCGCGACCATGATCGTGCTGGCGGCCGTGCTCGACAAGCAGCTGATGCTGCCCTTCGTTGTCTGGCTGCTGCTCTACGTCGCACAGATCGCGTGGTTCGTGCCGCGCCTGGGCAAGATCGGCAAGGCGCAGGCCGACGCGCGCGCCAACATGACGGGCCGCATCACCGACGCCTACACCAACATCGCGACGGTCAAGCTCTTCTCGCACACGCAGCGCGAGGCGGGTTTCGCGCGCGACGCGATGCGCGATTTCATGCACACGGGCTACGGTCAGATGCGGCTGGTGAGCCTCTTCGAGATCACCAACCACACGCTGAGCATGGGCCTCACCGCCGGCATGGCCGGCATGGCGCTGTGGCTCTGGTCCCAGGGCGCCATCGGCATCGGCATCGGCGCCGTGGCCGCGTCGACCGCGATGGCGCTGCGGTTGCAGGGCATGTCGCACTGGATCATGTGGGAGATGACGAGCCTGTTCGAGAACATCGGCACGGTGCAGGACGGCATGAAGACGTTGTCGCGCCCGCGCACCGTGCTGGATGCGCCCGACGCCACCCCGCTCGCCGTGCCGCGCGGCGAGGTGCGCTTCGAGCACGCCAGCTTCAAATACGGCGATGCGGGGCGCCGGGTGATCGACGACCTGACGCTGACGGTCGCACCCGGTGAAAAGATTGGGCTGGTCGGCCGCTCCGGTGCGGGCAAGTCGACGCTGGTCAACCTGCTGCTGCGCTTCCACGATCTGGATGGCGGTCGCATCCTGATCGATGGCCAGGACATCGCACAGGTCACCCAGGACTCGCTGCGCAAGCACATCGGCATGGTCACGCAGGACACCTCGCTGCTGCACCGCTCGGTGGCCGACAACATCGCCTACGGCCGGCCGGATGCAGGCGAAGCGGCGGTGCGCAATGCGGCCGATCGGGCCGAGGCGCACGACTTTATCCAGACGCTCGGCGACGCCAAGGACCGCCGTGCCTACGACGCGCACGTGGGCGAACGCGGCGTCAAGCTGTCGGGAGGCCAGCGCCAGCGCATCGCGATCGCCCGCGTCGTGCTGAAAGACGCGCCGATCCTGCTGCTCGACGAAGCGACCAGCGCGCTCGACTCCGAAGTCGAGGCGGCCATCCAGCAAAGCCTCTATACGCTGATGGAAGGCAAGACGGTGATCGCGATCGCGCACCGGCTGTCGACCATCGCCGCGATGGACCGGCTCATCGTGCTGGACGAAGGCCGGGTGGTCGAAGACGGCGACCACCAGACCCTGCTGGCCAAGGGCGGGCTCTACGCGCGGCTGTGGGCTCACCAGAGTGGTGGCTTTCTGGGCGACGGGATCGACAGCTGA
- a CDS encoding DODA-type extradiol aromatic ring-opening family dioxygenase, giving the protein MTTHVRLPTYFISHGGGPWPWMKKEMGDAYARLEAALADMPRQVGRKPRAILMVSAHWEETVFTVMGNPKPPMIYDYGGFPAHTYQVHYDAPGSPDIARRVQQLVEAAGLPAAIDAERGFDHGTFSPMRAIYPEADVPVLQLSLRRGLDPAEHLALGRALAPLRDEGVLIVGSGLSYHNLRNFGPQAHDVSKAFDDWLDAAVVQGAPGERAAHLVNWAAAPAARIAHPREEHLIPLMVAVGAAEDDVGERVYHEDMFMGGLVVSSFRFG; this is encoded by the coding sequence ATGACAACCCACGTACGCCTGCCCACCTACTTCATCTCGCACGGCGGTGGCCCCTGGCCGTGGATGAAAAAGGAAATGGGTGATGCCTACGCCCGGCTTGAGGCCGCGCTCGCCGACATGCCGCGCCAGGTCGGCCGCAAGCCCCGCGCCATCCTCATGGTGTCCGCACACTGGGAAGAGACGGTGTTCACCGTGATGGGCAACCCCAAGCCGCCCATGATCTACGACTACGGCGGTTTCCCGGCGCACACCTACCAAGTGCACTACGACGCGCCGGGTTCACCGGACATCGCGCGCCGGGTGCAGCAGCTCGTCGAGGCCGCCGGCCTGCCGGCCGCGATCGACGCTGAGCGCGGCTTCGACCACGGCACGTTTTCGCCGATGCGCGCCATCTATCCCGAAGCCGATGTGCCGGTGCTGCAGCTCTCGTTGCGGCGCGGCCTCGACCCCGCCGAACACCTCGCGCTGGGCCGTGCGCTGGCGCCGCTGCGCGACGAAGGCGTGCTCATCGTCGGCAGCGGCCTGAGTTATCACAACCTGCGCAACTTCGGCCCGCAGGCGCACGACGTCTCGAAGGCGTTCGACGACTGGCTCGACGCCGCGGTGGTGCAGGGTGCGCCCGGCGAGCGCGCGGCGCATCTCGTCAACTGGGCTGCCGCGCCCGCCGCACGCATCGCGCATCCGCGCGAAGAGCACCTGATTCCGCTGATGGTGGCGGTGGGCGCCGCCGAAGACGACGTCGGCGAACGCGTCTATCACGAGGACATGTTCATGGGCGGGCTCGTGGTGTCGAGCTTCCGGTTCGGGTAG
- a CDS encoding fasciclin domain-containing protein has protein sequence MSLLAEAVVAAGLVDTLSATGPLTVFAPNNDAFSALLGELGVSKDVLFADKTLLTAVLTYHVLTGKVLKADIPLGRAIEPVGGGFFKIEALADAVKITDGRNRLTTILSTDTVASNGVVHIVDRVLLPANKDIVQTAQATPSLSILVEAVVAAGLVDTLKGKGPFTVFAPTDDAFAALLVELGVTKDALLADTELLSTVLTYHVVPGRVLKAEIPLDTPITTVQGQAIRISASLQITDASNRASGITATDIFNTNGVVHLIDKVLLPAA, from the coding sequence TTGAGCCTTCTTGCCGAGGCGGTGGTCGCCGCCGGCCTGGTCGACACGCTGTCTGCCACCGGGCCCTTGACGGTTTTTGCACCGAACAACGACGCTTTCAGCGCACTCCTGGGCGAACTCGGGGTGAGCAAGGACGTGCTGTTTGCCGACAAGACCCTCCTCACCGCCGTCCTGACCTACCACGTGCTGACTGGCAAGGTGCTCAAGGCCGACATTCCGCTGGGTCGCGCGATCGAGCCGGTGGGTGGTGGGTTCTTCAAGATCGAAGCCCTCGCCGATGCGGTGAAGATCACCGACGGGCGAAACCGTCTGACCACCATCCTCAGCACCGACACCGTGGCGTCGAACGGCGTGGTGCATATCGTGGACCGGGTGCTGCTGCCCGCGAACAAGGACATCGTCCAGACCGCGCAGGCCACGCCCTCGTTAAGCATTCTGGTGGAAGCCGTGGTCGCGGCAGGGCTGGTCGACACACTCAAGGGCAAAGGCCCGTTCACGGTGTTCGCGCCGACCGACGATGCTTTCGCCGCGCTCCTGGTCGAGCTCGGCGTCACGAAAGACGCGCTCCTGGCCGACACCGAACTGCTCTCCACGGTGCTGACTTACCACGTGGTCCCGGGCCGCGTGCTCAAGGCCGAGATTCCGCTCGACACGCCGATCACGACGGTTCAGGGTCAGGCGATCCGCATCAGCGCAAGCCTGCAGATCACCGACGCGAGCAACCGTGCCTCCGGCATCACGGCGACGGACATCTTCAACACCAACGGCGTGGTGCACCTGATCGACAAGGTGCTGCTGCCAGCGGCTTGA
- a CDS encoding glycosyltransferase family 2 protein codes for MTDLPERARSAELSAAFAASSPRLSPPPTPARTVLIHGGVLLLWIALFAMAFQHGGRMSVTGGNVWSWSVGVAYVLYDTVLLLFVGWKTLSILRPPTPALMDAAPRATLGVIVASHNEAAVLPVTLAALLGQTDLPDRIVIADDGSTDGTAELLTTRYGLVAPALGQLSAASTLHPSLAWLRLPHGGKAVALNAAIVCIDTETVLTVDGDTLLEQGAIAAVRRAFSAEPELVAATGVITPVCSRTLAGRCFQWFQTYEYIRNFLSRYAWMRVDGLLLISGAFAGFRLDAVRAVGGFDTDCLVEDYELIHRLHRYAQAHGLPWTVRVLGDAQAHTDAPSGVMPFLRQRRRWFGGFLQTQYWYRAMVGDRRYGWLGTAMLPVKAIDTLQPFYGLAAFFLLLTYLVRGDLGILAPVAGVIGAKIALDLLFHLWSVHLYRRWIGQQSDTNMVQAFLAALVEPFTFQILRHTGAAMGWWMFLTGSSTWGRQSRVGLVDDDGVRRS; via the coding sequence TTGACCGACCTTCCCGAGCGCGCACGCTCCGCTGAACTGTCCGCGGCCTTCGCCGCGTCCTCCCCGCGCCTGTCGCCGCCACCCACGCCGGCCCGCACCGTGCTCATCCACGGCGGCGTGCTGCTGCTGTGGATCGCCCTCTTCGCCATGGCCTTCCAGCATGGCGGCCGCATGTCCGTGACGGGCGGCAACGTCTGGTCGTGGTCGGTCGGCGTGGCCTACGTGCTGTACGACACGGTGCTGCTGCTGTTCGTCGGGTGGAAGACGCTGTCGATCCTGCGGCCGCCGACACCGGCCCTCATGGACGCCGCACCGCGTGCCACGCTCGGCGTGATCGTCGCATCGCACAACGAGGCGGCCGTGCTGCCCGTGACGCTGGCCGCGCTGCTGGGCCAGACCGACCTGCCCGACCGCATCGTGATCGCCGACGACGGCTCGACCGACGGCACGGCCGAACTGCTGACCACGCGCTACGGGCTGGTCGCGCCCGCGCTGGGGCAGCTCAGCGCCGCCAGCACGCTGCACCCGTCGCTGGCCTGGCTGCGTTTGCCGCACGGCGGCAAGGCCGTGGCGCTGAACGCGGCCATCGTGTGCATCGACACCGAGACGGTGCTCACCGTCGACGGCGACACGCTGCTCGAACAGGGCGCCATCGCCGCGGTGCGCCGCGCCTTTTCGGCCGAACCCGAACTGGTGGCCGCCACCGGCGTCATCACGCCGGTCTGCAGCCGAACGCTGGCGGGGCGCTGCTTCCAGTGGTTCCAGACCTATGAATACATCCGCAACTTCCTTTCGCGCTACGCGTGGATGCGCGTCGACGGCCTGCTATTGATCTCCGGTGCCTTCGCCGGCTTCCGGCTCGACGCGGTGCGCGCGGTCGGCGGCTTCGACACCGACTGCCTGGTCGAGGACTACGAGCTCATCCACCGCCTGCACCGCTACGCGCAGGCGCACGGTCTGCCCTGGACCGTGCGCGTGCTCGGCGACGCCCAGGCGCACACCGATGCACCGAGCGGCGTGATGCCCTTTCTGCGCCAACGCCGTCGCTGGTTCGGCGGCTTCCTGCAGACGCAGTACTGGTACCGCGCGATGGTCGGCGACCGGCGTTACGGCTGGCTCGGCACCGCCATGCTGCCGGTCAAGGCCATCGACACACTGCAGCCGTTCTATGGACTGGCCGCCTTCTTCCTGCTGCTGACCTACCTGGTGCGCGGCGACCTGGGCATCCTGGCGCCGGTGGCCGGCGTGATCGGCGCCAAGATCGCGCTCGACCTGCTGTTCCACCTGTGGTCGGTGCATCTCTACCGGCGCTGGATCGGGCAGCAGAGCGACACGAACATGGTGCAGGCCTTCCTGGCTGCGCTGGTGGAGCCCTTCACCTTCCAGATCCTGCGGCACACCGGGGCGGCGATGGGCTGGTGGATGTTCCTCACGGGCAGCAGCACTTGGGGTCGTCAGTCCCGCGTGGGGCTGGTGGACGACGACGGCGTGCGGCGCAGCTGA
- a CDS encoding cytochrome b, protein MPMIPDRYTKTAILLHWVIAALMILNIVLILTVEQFPDEWVRPVVDTHKSIGITVLGLVIVRLLWRATHKPPAMPGSYGRLERFAAHAAHGVLYLLMILLPLSGWMHDSAWKDAATHPMQLFGLVPWPRIGWIMAIEPATKEMLHDAFGALHTWAGYVLYVIFALHVLGALKHQFLDGEKELQRMLP, encoded by the coding sequence ATGCCCATGATTCCCGATCGTTACACCAAGACCGCCATCCTGCTTCATTGGGTGATTGCGGCGCTCATGATCCTCAATATCGTGCTGATCCTCACCGTCGAGCAGTTTCCCGACGAGTGGGTGCGGCCAGTGGTCGACACGCACAAGTCGATCGGCATCACGGTGCTGGGGCTGGTGATCGTGCGGTTGCTGTGGCGCGCCACGCACAAGCCGCCCGCCATGCCCGGCAGCTACGGCCGGCTCGAGCGCTTCGCGGCACATGCGGCGCACGGTGTGTTGTACCTCCTGATGATCCTGCTGCCGCTCTCGGGCTGGATGCACGACTCGGCCTGGAAAGACGCCGCCACGCACCCGATGCAACTCTTCGGTCTGGTGCCGTGGCCGCGCATCGGCTGGATCATGGCCATCGAGCCTGCGACCAAAGAGATGCTGCACGACGCGTTCGGCGCGCTGCACACCTGGGCGGGCTACGTGCTGTACGTGATCTTCGCGCTGCATGTGCTGGGCGCCCTCAAGCACCAGTTCCTGGACGGCGAAAAAGAACTGCAGCGCATGCTGCCCTGA
- a CDS encoding SDR family NAD(P)-dependent oxidoreductase: MTSFPPTRPESRVAIVTGARGGIGREVVARLRASGHRVAAVGRSPETLVSVEADAHIAADTTTPEGAAAAVAACREQVGSAPSLLAHCVGSTLIAPLHRSTALQIREVLRINLDSALFMLQAWIEALRAVGEPGSAVLVSSVVARIGVANHEAIAAAKGGVEALARSAAATYAAAGLRINVVAPGMTETPLTASMLRADVVREGAGRQYPLGGVQTAAQVTDTIAWLLSDGATRITGQVIAVDGGFTTVRPLVR; encoded by the coding sequence ATGACTTCATTTCCTCCCACACGGCCTGAATCCCGGGTTGCGATCGTCACCGGAGCGCGCGGCGGTATCGGCCGCGAGGTGGTAGCGCGCTTGCGCGCCAGCGGCCACCGAGTGGCTGCCGTCGGACGCAGTCCGGAGACGCTGGTCTCGGTCGAAGCCGACGCCCACATCGCCGCCGACACGACCACGCCCGAAGGCGCTGCGGCCGCAGTGGCTGCATGCCGGGAGCAAGTGGGCAGTGCGCCATCGCTGTTGGCGCACTGCGTGGGCAGCACGCTGATTGCGCCGCTGCACCGCAGCACGGCCCTGCAGATCCGCGAGGTGCTGCGCATCAATCTCGACAGTGCCTTGTTCATGCTTCAGGCATGGATCGAAGCCCTGCGCGCCGTCGGCGAACCGGGTTCGGCGGTGCTGGTGTCCAGCGTGGTCGCGCGCATCGGCGTGGCCAACCACGAGGCGATTGCCGCGGCCAAGGGCGGCGTCGAAGCCCTCGCGCGCAGCGCCGCAGCCACCTATGCGGCGGCGGGCTTGCGGATCAACGTGGTCGCGCCCGGCATGACCGAGACACCGCTGACCGCCAGCATGCTGCGCGCCGACGTCGTGCGCGAAGGCGCGGGCAGGCAGTACCCACTGGGCGGCGTGCAGACAGCGGCTCAGGTGACCGACACGATCGCCTGGTTGCTGTCGGATGGCGCAACGCGCATCACCGGTCAGGTGATTGCCGTCGATGGAGGTTTCACCACGGTGAGGCCCCTGGTGCGGTGA
- the ubiG gene encoding bifunctional 2-polyprenyl-6-hydroxyphenol methylase/3-demethylubiquinol 3-O-methyltransferase UbiG, with product MTVIASEIERFDRLSATWWNRRGPMRALHVVNTLRLRYIEDRIERHFGLARGAPLKGLRILDLGCGGGLLSEPLARLGASVVGIDASMGNIAAARLHAGRGNVSVEYRIGEPEAALRNEERFDVVLALEVVEHVSDVDAFVATAARCVAPGGMLFASTINRTWKSFLLAIVGAEYVLRVLPRGTHQWQRFVRPAALAAPVRRAGMVQTDLIGMRYLPLLHHASWTPDTQVNYLSVFIRELPDRSPRTGTLETKDHR from the coding sequence ATGACCGTGATCGCTTCCGAGATCGAGCGCTTCGACCGTTTGAGCGCGACCTGGTGGAATCGCCGCGGGCCCATGCGCGCGCTCCACGTGGTCAACACACTGCGGCTGCGCTACATCGAGGACCGCATCGAGCGGCACTTCGGACTGGCGCGCGGCGCGCCGCTGAAGGGGCTGCGAATCCTTGACCTCGGCTGCGGTGGCGGGCTGCTCTCGGAGCCTCTTGCCCGGCTCGGGGCCAGCGTCGTGGGCATCGACGCTTCGATGGGCAACATCGCCGCAGCCCGACTGCACGCCGGGCGAGGGAATGTTTCGGTCGAGTACCGGATCGGCGAGCCTGAGGCCGCCTTGCGGAATGAAGAGCGCTTTGACGTGGTGCTGGCGCTCGAGGTGGTCGAGCATGTGAGCGATGTCGACGCCTTCGTCGCGACAGCGGCGCGTTGCGTCGCTCCGGGCGGCATGCTGTTCGCGTCGACCATCAATCGCACATGGAAAAGTTTCCTGCTTGCCATCGTCGGTGCGGAATACGTGCTTCGCGTACTGCCGCGCGGCACGCATCAGTGGCAGCGCTTCGTCCGGCCTGCGGCGCTGGCTGCGCCGGTCCGGCGGGCCGGGATGGTACAGACCGACTTGATCGGCATGCGCTACCTGCCACTTTTGCACCACGCGTCCTGGACGCCGGACACGCAGGTCAACTACCTCTCGGTCTTCATCCGCGAGCTCCCGGATCGGTCGCCACGCACCGGCACCCTCGAAACCAAGGATCACCGATGA